Genomic window (Streptomyces sp. LX-29):
GCACGCGGTGGCGGGGACGGCCCAGGCCGGGCTGTGCAGCAACGGCGGGCCGCACAGCGCCCCGAGCGCCGTGCCGAGCAGCGCGCAGGCGACGGCGGCCAGCAGTCCGGCGGCGGTCGCCTCCCCGAGGGGCACGTCGACCCGGAGGTCGGAGCTGCGCGGGTCGCTGAAGGCCGCCACCAGCAGCGTTCCGACGGCCCCCAGCCCGAGGGCGCTGCCCAGCGCGGTGATCAGGCAGGCGAGCTGCACCCTCACGGGGCCGGCCGCGGCGGTCGCGCAGTCCCGCGCGGCGAGTGGCTCGTTGCCGAGACACACCCGCACCAGCCAGGCGGAGACCGGGAGCAGCGCCGCCGCCGCGCCACCCAGCGAGTCGAGGATCGGTTCGCCGGTCCGCACCCCGACGACCAGAAGAACGCAGTACAGCAGCAGCGGCGCCAGCCAGCGGTACGAGCGGGCCAGAAGCGCCGCCTGATAGTGGACGAGTACGGGCAGTGAGGCGGTCACGGCGTCCTCGAGCTCGGCAGCGGATGGTCGTCGGCGGCGCCGATCGGGGGCACGGCCCCGGGCGGCAGGGGGGTGACCGCCCGGATGTGCCAGGGCGGCCGGCCCGAGAGCAGGGCCCGCAGCAGCGCGTCGGAGTGCGCGGCGCCGACGGTCAGCCGGACCGGGCGTCCGGCGGCGCCGGCGGCGCCGGACGGGCCGGCCGCGGAGACCTCGGGCGCGCCGGGCAGGCGGTCGGGCAGCGTGGCCCCCGGCGGGCCCTCGACGTCGATCGCCACGCGAGGCCCGAGCTCTCCTCGCCCGGCCCGCGGCACATCGCGCCGCGCCCCCGTATCGCGACCGGGCGCGGTGCCGCCGGTGCCGGATCGGTCCGGCGCGAGGGCGGCGTCCGGCGCGAGGGCGGCGTCCGCCGTCGGATCCGACGCCGGCAGCAGTCCCCCGTCGGCCACCCGGTAGGCGACGTCCGCGGCGCCGGCCAGGCGGAGCGGGTCGTGG
Coding sequences:
- a CDS encoding ABC transporter, with translation MTASLPVLVHYQAALLARSYRWLAPLLLYCVLLVVGVRTGEPILDSLGGAAAALLPVSAWLVRVCLGNEPLAARDCATAAAGPVRVQLACLITALGSALGLGAVGTLLVAAFSDPRSSDLRVDVPLGEATAAGLLAAVACALLGTALGALCGPPLLHSPAWAVPATACGALLALVVGGSPANAAVSALVSGSHSGTVTAPLWPLVGAAVLTAAVVGLSCALRARWTPRL